The following proteins come from a genomic window of Rhodohalobacter sp. 614A:
- a CDS encoding sialidase family protein produces MKRMSKERMAVQCLFILFLFSGSLYAQAFDLEGVIVDYSSAETGLYLGSPSIAVLENGTYVVSIDPFGPAINKSEKPRAAKLFSSNDQGKSWTFITDVPNTFWAGLFTLDGDLYLMGSTDEYGDLAIRKSTDGGHTWTTPVDEHTGLLNTDYEYHTAPVPVVTHNGRIWRAMEDRYPPEKWGENFRALVVSAPVDSDLLDASSWTISNRLQYDHEKWEGYAWLEGNIVVTPNDELVNVLRADFRPEPIYGKAAVVNISENGETVSFTPETGFIDLPGGTKKFTIRYDDTSQKYWSLVNYIPEEYADFSEFRPDQIRNTLVLVSSKNLTDWKINKIIYQHPDVKHVGFQYADWLFENNDIVSVIRTAYPDHEGRNAHNAHDSNYIIFKRIKDFRQYE; encoded by the coding sequence ATGAAAAGAATGTCAAAAGAGAGAATGGCTGTACAGTGCTTGTTCATCTTATTTTTGTTTTCGGGCTCACTGTATGCTCAAGCATTCGATTTAGAAGGAGTGATTGTTGATTATTCAAGTGCAGAGACAGGCCTTTATTTGGGCTCGCCATCTATTGCTGTTTTAGAAAACGGCACATATGTGGTTTCGATTGATCCGTTTGGTCCTGCCATCAACAAATCGGAGAAACCCCGTGCCGCTAAACTATTTTCTTCGAATGATCAGGGCAAAAGCTGGACGTTTATAACCGACGTCCCGAATACATTTTGGGCTGGTCTTTTTACGCTGGATGGGGATTTATATCTGATGGGATCAACAGACGAATATGGAGACCTGGCAATCCGGAAAAGTACAGACGGAGGGCATACATGGACCACTCCTGTGGACGAACATACCGGGCTTTTAAATACAGATTATGAATATCATACAGCTCCCGTTCCGGTTGTCACTCACAACGGAAGAATTTGGCGGGCCATGGAAGATCGGTATCCGCCGGAAAAATGGGGCGAAAATTTCAGGGCGTTAGTTGTTTCTGCACCTGTAGATAGTGATTTATTGGATGCTTCCAGTTGGACGATCAGCAATCGCCTGCAATATGATCACGAAAAATGGGAAGGGTATGCGTGGCTGGAAGGAAATATTGTTGTGACACCGAATGATGAATTGGTAAACGTTTTGCGTGCCGATTTCCGGCCGGAACCCATCTATGGCAAGGCAGCGGTTGTTAATATTTCAGAGAATGGCGAAACGGTATCCTTTACTCCGGAAACAGGATTTATTGATTTACCCGGTGGAACGAAAAAATTTACGATACGCTATGATGATACCTCCCAAAAGTATTGGTCTTTAGTGAATTATATACCGGAAGAGTACGCTGATTTTAGTGAATTCCGCCCTGATCAAATTCGCAATACCTTAGTCCTGGTTTCATCAAAAAATCTGACGGATTGGAAAATCAACAAAATCATCTATCAACATCCCGATGTAAAACATGTTGGTTTTCAGTACGCAGACTGGCTGTTTGAAAACAACGACATTGTTTCTGTGATACGGACGGCTTACCCCGATCATGAAGGCAGAAACGCTCATAATGCTCATGATTCTAATTATATCATCTTCAAACGGATCAAAGACTTCAGGCAGTATGAATAA
- a CDS encoding sulfatase-like hydrolase/transferase, translating to MKFPAKLFVVITILFWSGSSVSCTSESQKEEEVHQTPNVILILADDFAIGDLASFNGGITKTPSLDKLIDEGVYFNHAYSGSAVCSPSRAALMTGRYPHRTGSVTLNMQQYPELSRIAKSEVTIGNVFQENGYKTGLIGKWHNGLGEEYHPLNRGFDEFEGFVGFNVSETYFKYSLDVQGTYHDVDDKYLTNDLTERAKNFVNRHKAEPFFLFLAHYAPHRPLSAPEELIQNYLDKGFNKNTSTIYAMIEVMDRGIGELVDELKKLEIDDNTIILFSSDNGPDPIPGERFNVDMKGTKYTVNEGGIHVPFVVRWPDTLQPGERDQVIQFTDVLPTLADLLSLDVKEDLKWDGGSFRDILFDKNAAGDLPPYRYWQWNRGVPMYSHNAAIRDGDWKLVRPYVTRNVPDAESSARPVLYNIADDPSESVDVSDENRTQYQKMRVYLRQWARDVENDRLKIDD from the coding sequence ATGAAATTTCCAGCGAAATTATTTGTTGTGATTACGATTCTGTTTTGGAGCGGCAGTTCAGTTTCATGCACATCAGAATCTCAAAAAGAGGAAGAGGTTCATCAAACACCCAATGTCATCCTGATTTTAGCGGATGATTTTGCCATCGGAGATCTTGCATCCTTTAATGGCGGAATCACCAAAACGCCCTCTCTTGATAAGCTGATTGATGAAGGAGTTTATTTCAATCATGCGTATTCCGGTTCTGCCGTGTGTTCGCCATCCCGGGCCGCACTAATGACGGGACGATATCCACATCGAACGGGCTCCGTTACATTAAACATGCAGCAGTATCCGGAACTTTCCCGAATTGCTAAAAGTGAAGTAACCATTGGAAATGTTTTTCAGGAGAATGGCTACAAAACCGGGCTGATCGGCAAGTGGCATAACGGCCTCGGCGAAGAATATCATCCACTTAACAGGGGATTTGATGAATTTGAAGGTTTTGTCGGCTTTAATGTATCCGAAACCTATTTTAAATATAGTCTTGATGTTCAGGGTACCTATCATGATGTGGATGACAAATACCTCACCAATGACCTGACAGAAAGAGCCAAAAATTTTGTGAACCGGCATAAAGCCGAACCATTCTTTTTGTTCCTGGCACATTATGCGCCTCACCGTCCGTTAAGCGCGCCGGAGGAACTCATCCAGAATTATTTAGACAAAGGATTTAACAAAAATACGTCCACCATCTATGCAATGATTGAAGTGATGGACCGGGGAATTGGTGAGCTTGTAGACGAATTAAAGAAACTTGAAATCGATGATAATACCATCATTCTTTTTTCAAGTGATAACGGACCTGATCCCATTCCGGGAGAACGGTTTAATGTAGATATGAAAGGCACCAAGTATACGGTGAATGAGGGCGGGATTCATGTTCCGTTTGTGGTGCGGTGGCCCGATACGCTTCAGCCGGGAGAAAGAGACCAGGTGATTCAATTTACTGACGTTCTTCCAACATTGGCAGACCTGCTTTCTCTGGACGTGAAGGAAGACCTGAAATGGGATGGCGGGAGTTTCAGGGATATTCTTTTTGATAAAAATGCTGCCGGTGATTTACCTCCTTACAGGTATTGGCAGTGGAACCGTGGCGTACCAATGTATTCGCATAATGCTGCGATAAGAGATGGAGATTGGAAACTGGTTCGGCCATATGTGACAAGGAATGTACCGGATGCGGAGTCTTCTGCCCGGCCGGTACTTTATAATATTGCAGATGATCCCTCCGAATCCGTCGATGTGTCCGACGAAAATAGAACACAGTATCAAAAAATGCGGGTTTACCTCCGGCAATGGGCTCGTGACGTTGAAAATGACAGACTAAAAATTGATGATTAA
- a CDS encoding RagB/SusD family nutrient uptake outer membrane protein, producing the protein MKFLKTFNYASIALVLILFASCSDSLEPEVYSETAPDNLFETLEGIESVLFSGYANLAENNGNSLANVLGVEECMGDNGYVVSSWTPTYQNFIMDPASVHTFFYTKPYEAIRDANIILEEIDDAPIDASSITLIKAEATFIRAASYYTLYMRFGGVPLRTSSDDELELPRASEEAIVSFVESELTASLSGLPEPGEESQYGRANKGAAHGFLMKLYLNTKQWQKAADEAKTIMDMGAYGLFPDYFSLFFVANEGNEEMIWVKEGQKDTGRSAGNSFMNFAYPYAPSPFYYHPRTGLYFPESARNFDDSNLFVYDSWYETFDPNDTRKDLIITEYVGEDGELHNLANVDDENIGRRPFKYWPDDGAAGPGYGNDVPVIRYADVLLTRAEALNELNGPNQESIDLINQVRERAGIDDLQLSDFGSKADLRDHILTERGWEFWYEGKRREDLIRTGKLIERAQERGLPAQSYHVHYPIPQTIMDANPALVQDEGY; encoded by the coding sequence ATGAAATTTTTAAAAACATTCAATTACGCATCTATAGCTTTAGTTTTGATTTTGTTCGCGAGCTGTAGTGACTCGTTGGAGCCTGAAGTGTATTCAGAGACAGCTCCCGATAATCTCTTTGAAACTTTGGAAGGGATAGAATCAGTTCTCTTTTCAGGATATGCCAACCTTGCCGAAAACAATGGTAATTCACTGGCAAATGTTCTGGGAGTTGAGGAATGTATGGGAGATAACGGATACGTGGTTTCCAGTTGGACCCCAACGTACCAGAACTTTATTATGGATCCCGCTTCCGTACACACATTTTTCTATACAAAACCATACGAAGCCATTCGGGATGCCAATATTATTTTGGAAGAAATAGACGATGCACCGATTGATGCATCGTCAATAACGCTGATTAAAGCTGAAGCTACATTTATCAGAGCTGCGTCATACTACACCTTGTATATGCGATTTGGCGGGGTGCCTCTGAGAACCAGCAGTGATGATGAACTGGAACTCCCAAGAGCTTCCGAAGAAGCAATCGTAAGCTTTGTTGAAAGCGAACTGACAGCGTCCCTTTCCGGCTTGCCCGAACCAGGCGAAGAATCACAGTACGGAAGAGCCAACAAAGGTGCTGCCCATGGGTTTTTGATGAAACTTTACCTGAATACAAAACAGTGGCAAAAAGCTGCCGATGAAGCAAAAACCATTATGGATATGGGCGCTTACGGTCTGTTTCCCGATTATTTTAGCCTGTTTTTTGTAGCCAATGAAGGAAATGAAGAGATGATCTGGGTGAAAGAAGGACAAAAAGATACGGGCAGATCTGCAGGTAATTCTTTTATGAACTTTGCGTATCCATATGCGCCCTCTCCCTTTTATTATCATCCGCGTACCGGATTGTATTTCCCGGAATCAGCCCGAAACTTCGACGACTCCAACTTGTTTGTTTACGATTCATGGTATGAAACATTCGATCCCAACGATACACGCAAAGATCTGATCATAACAGAATATGTAGGCGAGGACGGTGAACTTCATAACCTGGCAAATGTGGATGACGAAAACATTGGAAGACGGCCATTTAAATACTGGCCTGATGATGGAGCCGCAGGTCCCGGATATGGAAATGATGTTCCGGTAATCCGATATGCAGATGTTCTTTTAACCCGGGCTGAAGCACTTAACGAGCTGAATGGTCCGAACCAGGAATCTATAGATCTTATCAACCAGGTAAGAGAACGGGCAGGAATCGATGATCTTCAATTATCCGATTTTGGATCAAAAGCCGATCTTCGGGACCATATTCTTACCGAAAGAGGATGGGAATTTTGGTATGAAGGAAAACGCCGGGAAGATTTGATACGTACTGGTAAACTGATTGAAAGAGCACAGGAACGTGGTTTGCCGGCTCAATCATATCATGTGCACTATCCGATACCTCAAACAATAATGGATGCAAATCCGGCACTTGTTCAGGATGAGGGATATTAA
- a CDS encoding FG-GAP repeat domain-containing protein — protein sequence MKNKSHFPSIMYTITLMIFLVSAVNSEPLEFNKSTESEVLRADSTGQVQPSEQEKDFSTLTRLSYNNPDITVDLGVGLWATPFPVDFDEDGQNDLLLGSGGRPYNGIYLFEGTTDEKGPLVFEKGKRLSASTASYNMQISHLEDSWVITQPGKAYPDYKNTFLENPVEIPFDPEFYIGRANQWKYFDYNGDGATDLIIGASDWRDYRWDDAYTKEGKWVNGPLRAFIYWMENKGTDENPDYAEPKKVMAGDEPVEVYGMPSPNFADFDGDGLPDLMLGEFLDKFTFFKNIGTRTNPKYAPGKLLKNNGNVVKMDLEMITPSALDWDKDGNVDLIVGDEDGRVAFVRNTGRIVNDVPVFEDPVYFKQKADEVKIGALATPFAYDWNGDGNQDIIAGNTAGYLLFVENLGGYPPKWAAPEYLEADGDVIRILAGENGSIQGPAEAKWGYTVLSVADWNGNGLPDIIINSILGKIMWYENIGTRSKPKLAAAKPVQVEWQRANPKPAWFWWEPVGKDLVTQWRSTPQAIDLNEDGLTDLVGLDQEGFLAFYERKKVNGELKLMPPKRIFYADKGVPSVYESGHHAIEIGTVGHPEDLVSYNEEGDLAYLARARRPVSPMTISTIFRVPGIKEYMNDSGKDLDRKPLRLNAGWAGSSGRRKFHLVDWTGDGKLDLIINSGTNADLMENVAENPGEFIFHGRGRLDDNPIGGHTSNPVTADFNKDEIPDLLIGGEDGFLYYKENPRTKK from the coding sequence ATGAAAAATAAGTCTCACTTCCCTTCCATAATGTATACGATTACACTCATGATATTTTTGGTGAGTGCGGTCAATTCGGAACCTCTTGAGTTTAATAAAAGTACAGAATCCGAGGTTTTACGGGCAGATTCTACCGGGCAGGTTCAACCCTCAGAGCAAGAAAAGGATTTCAGTACACTTACGCGTCTCAGTTACAACAATCCGGATATTACCGTAGACCTCGGAGTTGGGTTATGGGCAACCCCTTTTCCGGTGGATTTTGATGAAGATGGCCAGAATGACCTTCTATTAGGTTCCGGCGGACGCCCCTATAACGGAATCTACCTTTTTGAGGGAACAACCGATGAAAAAGGCCCACTTGTTTTCGAAAAGGGAAAACGGCTGAGTGCCTCCACTGCCAGCTATAATATGCAGATTTCACATTTAGAGGATTCCTGGGTGATTACACAACCCGGAAAAGCCTATCCCGATTACAAAAATACATTCCTCGAAAATCCTGTAGAGATTCCATTTGATCCCGAATTTTACATCGGCCGGGCTAACCAATGGAAATATTTTGATTACAACGGAGATGGTGCCACAGATCTAATTATCGGTGCCAGTGACTGGCGGGATTATCGCTGGGATGATGCATACACAAAAGAGGGAAAATGGGTAAATGGTCCATTGCGGGCATTCATTTACTGGATGGAAAATAAAGGCACGGATGAAAATCCCGACTATGCTGAACCGAAAAAAGTGATGGCCGGAGATGAGCCGGTGGAAGTATACGGAATGCCATCCCCAAACTTTGCAGATTTTGACGGCGATGGGTTACCAGATCTTATGCTGGGTGAATTTTTAGACAAGTTTACGTTTTTCAAAAATATCGGGACTCGTACGAATCCGAAATATGCTCCGGGTAAACTCTTGAAAAATAATGGCAATGTTGTGAAAATGGATCTCGAAATGATCACTCCCTCCGCACTCGACTGGGATAAAGACGGAAATGTGGATTTGATTGTTGGAGATGAAGATGGCCGCGTGGCGTTTGTGCGAAATACCGGTCGCATTGTGAATGATGTACCTGTATTTGAAGATCCTGTTTATTTCAAACAAAAAGCTGATGAAGTAAAAATCGGAGCTCTTGCAACGCCATTTGCGTACGACTGGAATGGCGACGGCAACCAGGATATCATTGCGGGCAACACCGCGGGATATCTCTTGTTTGTTGAAAATCTTGGTGGATATCCGCCGAAATGGGCCGCACCCGAATACCTGGAAGCGGACGGTGACGTGATCCGGATTCTTGCCGGAGAAAATGGTTCTATCCAGGGACCGGCAGAAGCAAAATGGGGCTACACGGTATTATCCGTAGCTGACTGGAATGGAAATGGCCTGCCAGATATCATCATTAATTCCATTCTGGGAAAAATAATGTGGTATGAAAATATCGGAACCCGAAGTAAACCAAAGCTTGCTGCTGCAAAACCTGTTCAGGTGGAATGGCAGCGGGCTAATCCAAAGCCGGCCTGGTTCTGGTGGGAACCGGTAGGAAAAGATCTTGTGACCCAATGGAGAAGTACGCCCCAGGCTATCGATTTGAATGAAGATGGATTGACGGATCTGGTTGGGTTGGATCAGGAAGGATTTCTTGCATTTTATGAACGAAAAAAAGTAAACGGTGAGCTTAAGCTGATGCCACCCAAACGCATTTTCTACGCAGATAAAGGCGTGCCTTCTGTTTATGAAAGCGGGCATCATGCGATTGAAATTGGTACCGTTGGTCACCCCGAAGATTTGGTTTCCTACAATGAAGAAGGAGATCTCGCCTATCTGGCCAGGGCACGCCGACCTGTTTCTCCAATGACGATTTCAACGATTTTTAGAGTGCCGGGAATAAAAGAATACATGAATGATTCGGGTAAAGATCTTGACAGAAAACCATTAAGACTGAATGCCGGATGGGCCGGATCGAGCGGACGAAGAAAATTTCATTTGGTTGACTGGACAGGAGACGGAAAACTAGACTTGATTATCAACAGCGGAACAAATGCGGATTTGATGGAAAACGTTGCTGAAAATCCGGGAGAATTTATTTTTCACGGAAGGGGACGG
- a CDS encoding sodium:solute symporter → MSTIDIIIFIIYLLGIILFGISFYQKERTSDDYSTGSGTLPAWVIGLSIFATFVSSISFLALPGSAFSSNWNSFVFSLSIPVAIFMAIKFFIPLYRKVGSPSAYTYLEERFGPWAKNYVASFWLLTQVMRVAVILYLLALPMYVILGWDMRIIIIITGISVMIYSILGGIKAVIWTDAIQAIILIFGAIITLAVLMFSLPEGPSQYFDVAAQYDKFSLGNFSLSLTESTFWIVFIYGIFINLQNYGIDQNYIQRYMTARNEKEAISSAFGGGLLYIPVSLLFFMIGTGLFVYYNVYPDLLPAEFKEAGMADSVFPYFIVNGLPTGITGLLIASIFAAGMSTISTSLNSGATVILNDFYKRYTKQKVSENKSVKVLYTASAAICLLGVLISFLIIRVESALDIWWNLAGIFSGGMLGLFLLGFFSQKVSNLPAMIGVGIGLLIIIWMSLSPAYFGGSLEAYQYSLHSYLTIVIGTLVIFLTGFLLSIVLPQKDMN, encoded by the coding sequence ATGAGTACAATAGATATCATTATTTTTATCATCTACCTGCTGGGGATTATTCTTTTTGGGATTTCATTCTATCAGAAAGAACGAACCTCTGATGATTATTCTACGGGTTCCGGAACACTTCCGGCATGGGTGATCGGACTTTCTATTTTCGCCACATTTGTAAGCAGTATCAGTTTTCTTGCATTGCCGGGATCGGCCTTTTCCTCCAACTGGAATTCATTTGTATTCAGTCTTTCTATTCCCGTAGCCATTTTTATGGCCATTAAGTTTTTTATTCCACTCTATAGAAAGGTGGGAAGTCCGTCAGCCTATACCTATCTGGAAGAACGGTTTGGTCCGTGGGCAAAAAATTATGTCGCTTCCTTTTGGCTTCTCACTCAGGTAATGCGCGTAGCCGTGATTCTCTATTTGCTTGCACTACCGATGTACGTAATTCTCGGATGGGATATGAGAATTATCATCATTATTACAGGAATCAGTGTGATGATCTATTCCATTCTCGGTGGGATAAAAGCGGTCATCTGGACCGATGCTATTCAGGCCATTATTTTGATTTTTGGAGCCATCATCACGCTGGCTGTGTTAATGTTTTCACTCCCGGAAGGACCTTCTCAATATTTCGATGTTGCTGCTCAATATGATAAATTCAGCCTCGGAAATTTCAGCCTCAGCCTGACCGAATCTACATTCTGGATTGTTTTCATTTATGGCATTTTTATCAATCTCCAAAATTACGGAATTGACCAGAATTACATTCAGCGGTACATGACTGCCCGAAATGAGAAAGAAGCGATCTCATCGGCGTTTGGCGGAGGACTGCTATACATTCCCGTTTCACTGCTCTTTTTTATGATCGGCACAGGATTATTTGTCTACTATAATGTATATCCCGATCTGCTTCCTGCCGAGTTCAAAGAAGCCGGAATGGCCGACAGTGTTTTTCCTTATTTTATTGTAAACGGACTTCCAACTGGCATTACCGGATTGTTGATTGCCTCTATTTTTGCAGCGGGAATGAGTACCATTTCAACCAGCCTGAACAGCGGTGCCACAGTTATTCTGAATGATTTCTATAAGCGATATACAAAACAAAAAGTAAGCGAAAATAAGTCCGTTAAAGTACTTTATACAGCCTCGGCCGCGATTTGCTTGCTCGGCGTTTTGATCTCTTTTTTGATCATCAGAGTAGAAAGTGCTCTGGATATCTGGTGGAATCTTGCGGGAATTTTCAGCGGCGGTATGCTGGGCCTGTTTCTGCTTGGTTTTTTCTCTCAAAAAGTATCCAATTTACCGGCAATGATTGGCGTTGGAATTGGCCTGTTGATCATTATATGGATGAGCCTTTCACCGGCCTATTTCGGCGGTTCTCTGGAAGCTTATCAATATTCACTCCACAGCTATCTCACGATCGTGATTGGAACTCTTGTAATTTTTCTCACGGGATTTCTGCTTTCGATTGTTCTGCCTCAAAAAGACATGAATTAA
- a CDS encoding dihydrodipicolinate synthase family protein, which produces MTSNQSEKYHGIIPPVVTPLLDQNTLDHEGLERLIDHILAGGVHGLFILGTTGEGPGLSYNLRAEITEKVCAQVDGSVPVLVGITDTSVTESIRLAEKASDAGADSVVAAPPYYFAANQPELLNYFRTLADQSPLPLFLYNMPSHTKVNFAPETVQELAKNPNIIGFKDSSGDVIYFQKVLSLLKDNPDFTVLVGPEEILMQTMLSGGHGGVNGGANMFPTVYVDMYNAAKEKDFNRMQQLQKKILAISSGLYTVGNSPMKYLQGVKCALSLMGICSDTFALPFHAFEGQEKEKIREALKQLDLGEVIQ; this is translated from the coding sequence ATGACTTCAAATCAATCTGAAAAATATCACGGAATTATTCCTCCGGTGGTTACCCCATTACTCGATCAGAACACTTTAGATCACGAAGGTCTGGAGCGTTTGATCGATCACATTCTTGCAGGCGGTGTTCATGGATTATTCATTCTCGGCACCACCGGAGAAGGCCCCGGTCTGAGTTATAATCTCCGCGCTGAAATCACAGAAAAAGTTTGTGCACAAGTGGATGGAAGCGTTCCTGTTTTAGTGGGGATTACAGATACATCTGTCACAGAAAGCATACGTCTGGCTGAAAAAGCTTCGGATGCCGGAGCAGATTCGGTAGTTGCGGCACCGCCTTACTATTTTGCAGCGAATCAGCCTGAATTGCTGAACTATTTCCGGACACTTGCGGATCAGTCACCGTTGCCGCTGTTTCTGTATAACATGCCTTCTCATACTAAAGTAAATTTTGCCCCGGAGACCGTTCAGGAATTAGCCAAAAATCCTAATATTATTGGGTTTAAAGACAGTTCGGGTGATGTAATTTATTTCCAAAAAGTATTAAGCCTTTTGAAGGACAATCCTGACTTCACGGTTCTGGTCGGGCCGGAAGAAATTCTGATGCAAACCATGCTCTCAGGTGGACACGGCGGCGTGAATGGTGGCGCCAATATGTTTCCCACCGTGTATGTGGATATGTATAATGCTGCCAAAGAGAAAGATTTTAACCGAATGCAGCAGCTTCAGAAGAAAATCCTTGCCATCAGTTCCGGACTTTATACGGTGGGTAATTCACCCATGAAATATTTACAGGGTGTGAAATGTGCTCTGTCTTTAATGGGAATTTGCAGCGACACCTTTGCCTTGCCATTTCATGCTTTTGAAGGACAGGAAAAAGAAAAAATCCGTGAGGCTTTAAAACAACTCGATTTGGGAGAAGTGATTCAATGA
- a CDS encoding sulfatase, with protein MKRRAHNRLIINFLFSLLMIAGLSSRLSAQGSKNQEKPNIILIYIDDMGYSDVSSYGKEFGQNLTETPNMDRLVKEGKKFTNGYASAPLCSPSRAALLTGKTPARLNFEFVTKNETDDYSWDDEEWIKKFEGYDLVPPPFTLNLPLEEVTVAEALKKGGYETAISGKWHVAAHNKHYMGWSTEFGPEHQGFDFAKETFGSHPYSYTVGGQKKDTKEYKKGEYPVDALTNRAIDFLKQDHKKPFFLYVSHYYVHTPVEVNAQWLIDKYRKKAGPDLSEERVVYAAFVEIVDHYVGELLDAIDNEDLADDTVVILTSDNGGHPVYAFTRPFRGSKWNVYEGGIRVPFVVRWPGVVEAGSQSDAPVSQVDLKPTFMDLAGVENYEQGLDGKSIVPLFYDDEIDTFKNRTLYWHFPYYHPEGGEFEKTQSHIGLETGYVSQTLPQSAMRKGNLKLVYFYDGDKAELYDLAKDPSEQNDLSSERPWDTQMMKAELLQKLHEAGARFPRVNSKKN; from the coding sequence ATGAAAAGACGCGCACACAACAGGCTCATTATAAACTTCCTTTTTTCACTCCTGATGATAGCCGGATTAAGCAGCCGGTTATCAGCCCAAGGTTCGAAAAACCAGGAGAAGCCAAACATCATCCTCATCTATATTGATGATATGGGCTATTCAGATGTGTCATCATACGGAAAAGAATTTGGGCAGAATTTGACAGAAACGCCCAATATGGATCGATTGGTAAAAGAAGGAAAGAAATTTACGAACGGCTATGCCTCGGCGCCGTTGTGTAGTCCTTCACGAGCTGCACTTTTGACTGGAAAAACACCGGCCCGGCTCAATTTCGAATTCGTAACCAAAAACGAAACCGACGATTATTCCTGGGATGATGAAGAGTGGATCAAAAAATTTGAAGGTTACGATTTAGTTCCCCCACCATTTACGCTGAATCTTCCCCTGGAAGAAGTAACCGTGGCGGAAGCATTGAAGAAAGGTGGCTACGAAACAGCAATTTCCGGAAAATGGCATGTCGCCGCGCATAATAAGCACTACATGGGATGGTCAACAGAGTTTGGGCCTGAGCATCAGGGGTTTGATTTTGCCAAGGAAACCTTCGGTTCACATCCCTATAGTTACACCGTTGGCGGGCAAAAGAAAGACACCAAAGAGTATAAAAAAGGTGAATATCCGGTTGACGCCTTGACGAATCGGGCGATTGATTTTCTTAAACAGGATCATAAAAAGCCATTCTTTTTGTATGTGAGCCACTATTATGTTCACACGCCGGTGGAAGTAAATGCCCAATGGCTCATCGATAAATATCGCAAAAAAGCAGGCCCGGATCTTTCCGAAGAACGTGTTGTGTATGCTGCCTTTGTAGAAATTGTGGATCACTATGTAGGCGAGTTACTTGATGCTATTGACAACGAAGATCTGGCAGACGATACCGTGGTAATTTTAACTTCTGATAATGGCGGCCACCCGGTATATGCGTTTACGCGTCCGTTCCGGGGAAGTAAATGGAATGTATACGAAGGCGGAATTCGGGTCCCGTTTGTTGTCCGCTGGCCGGGTGTTGTGGAAGCCGGTTCCCAAAGCGACGCACCCGTTTCACAAGTCGATCTTAAACCTACATTTATGGACCTGGCCGGTGTGGAAAACTATGAACAAGGTTTGGATGGGAAATCCATTGTTCCGCTTTTTTATGATGATGAAATCGATACGTTTAAAAATCGAACCTTATACTGGCATTTTCCTTATTACCATCCGGAAGGAGGCGAATTTGAAAAAACGCAGTCTCATATTGGGCTTGAAACCGGATATGTCAGCCAAACGCTTCCGCAATCAGCGATGCGTAAAGGAAATTTAAAACTGGTTTATTTTTATGATGGTGATAAAGCTGAATTGTATGATTTAGCAAAAGATCCGTCAGAGCAGAACGACTTGAGTTCTGAAAGACCCTGGGACACTCAAATGATGAAAGCTGAACTGCTTCAAAAATTACACGAAGCCGGAGCCAGATTTCCAAGAGTTAACTCTAAAAAGAATTGA